In Halobacteriovorax sp. HLS, one DNA window encodes the following:
- the serB gene encoding phosphoserine phosphatase SerB: MPKELNGKDVLIKVSGPDHPGITSELMNIIRKTNNPLLDMGQSVTHGLLSLSFVIRVNEGNDENDHVLKDLLFSANNLGLKLNYKVVESQDSMKVEEMEKFILNCVSVDDIEANFVCDIATVLSNHGINIKRIDKVSPKGFRSLEISTEVPIGLDWQKVKSELISTSNGHQVDVAFLKDNIFRRSKRLIVFDMDSTLIQTEVIDELADAHGVGEEIRAITEEAMNGNMDFDESLIKRVSKLEGLEASKMDEILKNLPLTPGVEEFVKTIKSLGYKVAVISGGFTYFAYALKEKLGLDYAFANELEIIDGKLTGKVTGTIINAEQKALLVKLISQQEGISLEQVVAIGDGANDLPMLATAGLGIAFHAKEIVKKKAQQHMSHGPMTSILYFLGIPGHENLL, from the coding sequence ATGCCTAAAGAACTAAATGGTAAAGATGTCTTAATAAAAGTGAGCGGACCAGATCATCCTGGGATCACCTCAGAATTAATGAACATCATCAGAAAGACGAACAACCCTTTACTCGATATGGGACAGTCAGTTACCCACGGTCTCTTATCTCTAAGTTTTGTTATTAGAGTAAACGAAGGAAATGATGAAAATGATCACGTACTAAAGGATCTACTTTTCTCAGCGAATAACCTAGGACTTAAACTTAATTACAAAGTTGTTGAATCTCAGGACTCAATGAAAGTTGAAGAAATGGAAAAGTTTATTCTCAACTGTGTTAGTGTTGATGATATTGAAGCTAACTTTGTCTGTGACATTGCCACAGTCTTATCTAATCACGGAATTAATATCAAGAGAATTGATAAAGTCTCACCAAAGGGATTTAGGTCTCTTGAGATATCAACTGAAGTTCCAATTGGACTTGACTGGCAAAAAGTAAAATCAGAACTCATATCGACGTCTAATGGTCACCAAGTTGATGTAGCGTTTTTGAAGGATAATATTTTTAGAAGAAGTAAGAGACTAATTGTTTTCGATATGGACTCTACCCTAATTCAAACAGAAGTCATTGATGAACTTGCTGACGCACATGGTGTTGGCGAAGAAATACGAGCGATTACCGAAGAGGCCATGAATGGAAATATGGACTTCGACGAAAGCTTAATAAAGAGAGTTTCTAAACTAGAAGGTCTTGAAGCATCAAAAATGGATGAGATCCTAAAGAACCTTCCTCTGACTCCTGGAGTTGAAGAGTTTGTCAAAACCATCAAGTCACTAGGTTATAAAGTTGCAGTAATATCTGGCGGCTTTACTTACTTCGCCTATGCTTTAAAAGAGAAGCTAGGTCTGGATTATGCCTTCGCTAATGAGTTGGAAATCATAGATGGAAAACTTACTGGTAAAGTAACTGGCACTATCATAAACGCAGAACAAAAGGCCTTACTAGTTAAGCTTATTTCTCAACAAGAAGGCATCTCTTTAGAGCAAGTCGTTGCAATTGGAGACGGTGCAAACGACCTACCGATGCTGGCAACAGCAGGCCTAGGGATCGCCTTTCATGCTAAGGAAATTGTAAAAAAGAAAGCACAACAACATATGAGTCATGGACCAATGACTAGTATTCTCTACTTCTTAGGGATTCCTGGTCATGAGAATCTACTGTAA
- a CDS encoding type II toxin-antitoxin system RatA family toxin: protein MASVSRTETFDVEIEKLYNVILDYGSYPDFVDGVSTINILEFSEEGARVEYGLNLIKKFKYTLKLTHTRPNKVSWEFESGDLFKRNNGSWELTDLGNGKTEVVYSLDLDVKGFVPKSIISKLTDSSLPAMMKAYQDRARGH, encoded by the coding sequence ATGGCAAGTGTAAGTAGAACTGAAACTTTTGATGTAGAAATTGAAAAGCTTTACAATGTAATTCTAGATTATGGGTCATACCCTGACTTTGTTGATGGTGTTAGTACTATCAATATTCTTGAATTTAGTGAAGAAGGTGCAAGGGTTGAGTATGGACTCAATTTAATAAAGAAGTTTAAATATACTTTAAAACTTACTCATACAAGGCCTAATAAAGTTAGTTGGGAGTTTGAAAGTGGTGATCTTTTCAAGAGAAATAATGGTTCTTGGGAATTAACTGATTTAGGTAACGGAAAGACTGAAGTGGTCTATTCTCTTGATCTTGACGTTAAAGGCTTTGTACCTAAGTCAATCATAAGTAAACTAACTGATAGTTCACTTCCAGCAATGATGAAGGCCTATCAAGATAGAGCAAGAGGTCATTAG
- the pgsA gene encoding CDP-diacylglycerol--glycerol-3-phosphate 3-phosphatidyltransferase has product MSNENIDHNPEELSNAKAQEWEIDNLPNRLTIFRVLLIPVIITAVLLMSKDWEMFRPYHFHLGYIAAWTFVAASITDFFDGYIARKRKIVTVFGSFLDPIADKFLVVTSLILLQTLGRVPPLLVIILVLREVYITALRLLAMEKGFTVPVDSSGKWKTALQMVAIPMLLANDRPFGIPFPEMGKAFIYIAAILSLYSAAFYSFSTMKKLKQARAAALAKKKNLKKESNA; this is encoded by the coding sequence ATGAGTAACGAAAATATTGACCACAACCCTGAAGAATTATCAAATGCGAAAGCGCAGGAATGGGAAATTGATAACCTTCCGAATCGGTTAACTATTTTCCGTGTCCTATTAATTCCCGTTATTATAACTGCGGTACTTCTTATGAGTAAGGACTGGGAAATGTTTCGACCTTATCACTTTCATCTCGGTTATATTGCGGCTTGGACATTTGTAGCGGCTTCCATTACAGACTTCTTTGATGGCTATATTGCTAGGAAGAGAAAAATTGTTACGGTATTTGGTTCATTTTTAGACCCTATTGCAGATAAGTTCCTTGTCGTCACCTCACTCATTTTATTGCAAACTCTTGGAAGAGTTCCACCTCTACTCGTTATTATTCTAGTCTTAAGAGAGGTCTACATTACCGCACTCAGACTCCTTGCTATGGAAAAAGGCTTTACAGTCCCAGTTGATAGTTCAGGAAAATGGAAGACTGCTCTACAAATGGTTGCAATACCTATGCTGCTTGCTAATGATAGACCATTTGGAATACCTTTTCCTGAGATGGGGAAGGCCTTTATATATATCGCTGCTATTCTCTCGCTATATTCTGCTGCCTTTTACTCATTCTCAACAATGAAGAAATTAAAGCAGGCCAGAGCTGCAGCACTAGCTAAGAAGAAAAATCTAAAGAAGGAATCAAATGCCTAA
- a CDS encoding ATP-dependent Clp protease ATP-binding subunit translates to MNKFDSIVTGSLDIAQTQALKRKNTQLHALHLLWGLVSNPQTFLSRVLKDKLKDISAKLDLLPTSSTAVSLENMRPDSTFSEWLTFASGEAVQNSKSEVSEKELLKFMPQIFPDLEIDYSKFDINNEESEVPNFLINLNELAQSAKLDPVIGRTKEIRAVMEILGRRAKNNPVLVGPAGVGKTAIVEGLAELIVKGKVPDVLEGKIVYSLEMGALMAGTKFRGEFEERLQGLIAFLKEQAGQCILFIDEIHQLVGAGKTDGAMDAANLLKPALARGELHCIGATTDEEYQKYILGDSALDRRFRPVPVKEPSKEDAIEILMGVREKLEAHHGIKISDEAIFNSVVLSDQYIKDKNLPDKAIDLIDEAASALKLSAEAMPAKLVELESDIRSKKIYSQIEKDKSKAKKLTEEIAILEKDFEQQKKTWEEDVLSMKKVSELKGRLDRYKFDLEQVERNQDYEKASELKYSLIPEVEAQLESLKHEWVLNVKNIAQVISRLKGIPLEKILKTKQDNILKIEDYLNSRVYGQQKALHEVSETLISSHAGLSDPSRPLGSFLLVGPSGVGKTETAKSLSQFLFDNEDQMIRLDMSEYSEKHSVAKLIGAPAGYVGYENGGVLTEAVRKMPYAILLFDEIEKAHHDFSDILLQILDDGRLTDNKGRTIDFRNTIIMLTTNSKNLELEFKPEVLGRIDSILEYDELSKDVMVSLVKKQVTLLNDRLSPKGISIELDDLCYTELAARGYDPRYGARPLQSVFNRLVIRPLSKEILKGDKLSQNIKAKWSDESSAHIIFN, encoded by the coding sequence ATGAATAAGTTTGATTCCATTGTTACTGGATCTCTCGATATCGCTCAAACACAAGCGCTAAAGAGAAAGAACACTCAATTACACGCCTTGCACCTTCTTTGGGGGCTTGTATCTAATCCGCAAACCTTTTTAAGTAGGGTTCTAAAAGATAAGTTGAAGGATATATCAGCTAAGTTAGATCTTTTACCGACTTCATCTACTGCTGTGTCTCTTGAAAATATGAGACCTGATTCTACTTTTAGTGAGTGGCTTACTTTTGCAAGTGGTGAGGCCGTACAAAATTCGAAAAGTGAAGTAAGCGAAAAAGAACTTCTAAAGTTTATGCCTCAGATATTTCCTGATTTGGAAATCGATTACTCAAAGTTTGATATTAATAATGAAGAAAGTGAAGTTCCTAATTTTTTGATTAACCTTAATGAACTAGCTCAAAGCGCTAAATTGGACCCAGTTATCGGACGTACTAAAGAAATTAGAGCGGTAATGGAAATTCTTGGACGTAGAGCTAAGAATAACCCGGTTCTGGTAGGTCCTGCTGGTGTAGGTAAAACGGCCATTGTTGAAGGTCTAGCTGAGTTAATTGTTAAAGGAAAAGTTCCAGATGTTTTAGAAGGCAAGATCGTCTATTCTTTAGAAATGGGCGCTTTGATGGCCGGGACAAAGTTTCGAGGAGAGTTTGAAGAACGCCTCCAAGGTCTTATTGCATTTTTAAAGGAGCAGGCCGGCCAGTGTATTCTGTTTATTGATGAGATTCATCAATTAGTTGGAGCAGGTAAAACTGATGGTGCAATGGATGCTGCTAATCTTTTAAAACCTGCTCTTGCACGTGGGGAGCTTCACTGTATTGGGGCCACTACGGATGAAGAATATCAAAAATATATTTTAGGAGATTCAGCTTTAGATAGACGTTTTAGACCTGTTCCAGTTAAGGAGCCTTCTAAAGAAGATGCTATTGAAATTCTGATGGGTGTTCGAGAAAAATTGGAAGCACATCATGGTATTAAAATATCTGATGAGGCCATCTTCAACTCTGTAGTACTATCTGATCAATACATCAAAGATAAAAATCTTCCTGATAAAGCAATTGATCTTATAGATGAGGCTGCCAGTGCTTTAAAGCTCTCGGCCGAAGCAATGCCTGCAAAGTTAGTGGAGCTAGAGTCAGACATTAGGTCTAAGAAAATATATTCACAAATTGAAAAAGATAAGAGTAAGGCCAAGAAATTAACTGAAGAAATTGCTATTCTCGAAAAAGACTTTGAACAGCAAAAGAAGACTTGGGAAGAAGATGTACTCTCTATGAAGAAAGTATCTGAACTCAAAGGAAGGCTTGATCGTTATAAGTTTGATCTTGAGCAAGTAGAGAGAAATCAAGATTATGAAAAGGCCAGTGAGCTAAAGTATTCATTGATTCCTGAAGTTGAAGCTCAGTTAGAAAGTCTTAAGCATGAATGGGTTTTAAATGTTAAAAATATTGCTCAAGTCATTTCGAGACTTAAAGGTATTCCTTTAGAGAAAATTCTAAAGACTAAACAAGATAATATTCTTAAGATAGAAGATTATTTAAACTCTAGGGTTTATGGACAACAGAAGGCCTTGCATGAAGTTAGTGAAACTCTTATTTCTTCACATGCTGGTCTTAGTGACCCGTCTAGACCTTTAGGTTCCTTCTTATTAGTAGGACCATCAGGTGTAGGGAAAACTGAAACTGCTAAATCTCTAAGTCAGTTTCTCTTTGATAATGAAGATCAGATGATTAGATTGGATATGTCCGAATACTCTGAGAAACATTCAGTGGCCAAACTCATAGGAGCACCTGCTGGTTATGTTGGATATGAAAATGGTGGAGTTCTTACTGAAGCAGTAAGAAAGATGCCTTATGCAATTCTTCTTTTTGATGAAATTGAAAAGGCCCACCATGACTTTTCAGATATTCTCTTACAAATTCTTGATGATGGTCGCTTAACTGATAATAAAGGTAGAACTATTGATTTTAGAAATACTATCATTATGTTGACTACAAACTCGAAAAATCTTGAGCTAGAGTTTAAACCTGAAGTTCTTGGTCGTATCGATTCAATATTAGAATATGACGAGTTATCGAAAGATGTAATGGTAAGTCTTGTAAAAAAACAAGTAACTTTACTTAATGATCGATTATCACCTAAAGGAATTTCTATAGAGTTAGATGATTTATGTTACACGGAGCTAGCTGCTAGAGGCTATGATCCAAGATATGGAGCAAGACCGCTTCAATCAGTATTTAATAGACTTGTTATCCGTCCTCTTTCTAAAGAGATTTTGAAAGGCGATAAGCTTTCGCAAAATATTAAAGCAAAATGGTCGGATGAAAGTTCTGCGCATATTATTTTTAACTAA
- a CDS encoding leucine-rich repeat domain-containing protein has product MVSKLIKLRKGQVSFPLNDIQDSGILNLEIHSPTIEELPKEISHLKQLQKLSIICPEVRDFPSFIFELTNLVQLKLKNTKIITIPESKTVFKSLRFLDLSGNKITELPDWFFIQDSLSEVNLSNNSLETISESIFNLTSLTRLNLDSNKITHLPKSISLLKKLNHLSLDGNQLSEEEKQRIFEEFKIIIN; this is encoded by the coding sequence ATGGTCTCTAAACTTATTAAATTAAGAAAAGGTCAAGTAAGCTTTCCTTTAAATGATATTCAAGATAGCGGGATTTTAAATCTGGAAATACACTCTCCAACAATTGAAGAGCTACCTAAAGAAATTTCTCACTTGAAGCAACTTCAAAAACTAAGCATCATTTGTCCAGAGGTAAGAGACTTTCCAAGTTTTATTTTTGAACTAACTAACCTCGTTCAGTTAAAGCTTAAAAATACAAAAATAATAACTATTCCAGAATCTAAGACAGTCTTTAAAAGTCTTCGCTTTCTAGACTTAAGTGGAAATAAAATAACTGAGTTACCAGACTGGTTCTTCATTCAAGATTCACTCAGTGAAGTAAATCTTTCGAATAACTCACTTGAAACTATTAGTGAATCAATATTTAATCTAACATCACTTACAAGACTCAATTTGGATAGTAATAAAATTACTCATTTACCAAAATCAATCAGTCTACTAAAGAAATTAAACCATCTATCTCTTGATGGTAATCAATTAAGTGAAGAAGAAAAACAAAGAATATTTGAAGAATTTAAAATTATCATTAATTAA
- a CDS encoding Crp/Fnr family transcriptional regulator, with protein sequence MSNEVLELKAGEYVMRDGEESTQMYYLQSGSLAVYKLKGGAEQQIGTIYSGELVGEMSFLDKQPRSASVKAIGECKLLVIPHDKFEKYFQDQPAWYKALINTLLERLRKANTRIRI encoded by the coding sequence GTGTCTAATGAAGTTCTAGAGCTCAAGGCCGGTGAGTATGTAATGAGAGATGGAGAAGAAAGTACGCAGATGTATTATCTTCAAAGTGGCTCACTTGCTGTCTATAAACTTAAAGGTGGAGCTGAACAGCAAATTGGTACAATCTATTCTGGAGAGTTAGTTGGAGAGATGTCTTTTCTCGATAAACAACCGCGTAGTGCTTCTGTTAAGGCCATCGGTGAATGTAAACTTCTGGTTATTCCTCACGACAAGTTTGAAAAGTATTTCCAAGACCAACCAGCTTGGTATAAGGCCCTAATAAATACTCTTCTTGAAAGACTTCGTAAGGCGAATACACGAATACGTATTTAA
- the glpX gene encoding class II fructose-bisphosphatase — protein MNRNLALEFVRVTEMAAIASARWMGRGNEKAADQAAVDAMRTMLDSVDCRATVVIGEGERDEAPMLYIGEEVGSGNGPELEIALDPLEGTTVCAYGGYNSISVMAIAEKGNLLNAPDTYMKKIAVGRVGKGVVDINESATENLKRLAAAKKCRLQDLTAVVLDRPRHHDLIEEIRTTGARIQLIGDGDVSAGIACCEPDSGIDILFGTGGAPEGVITAAALRCMGGDFQGKLEFRNDEEIERAKKMGISDINKVFSIEELASGHVMFVATGVTSGNFLDGVQFTPWGAKTHSIVMRSKSGTVRKITAEHHFDTKPRY, from the coding sequence ATGAACAGAAATTTGGCCTTAGAGTTTGTTAGAGTTACTGAAATGGCAGCTATCGCATCTGCAAGATGGATGGGAAGAGGAAATGAGAAAGCTGCTGATCAGGCCGCTGTTGATGCTATGAGAACTATGCTCGACTCAGTTGATTGTCGTGCGACTGTTGTTATTGGAGAAGGTGAAAGAGATGAAGCACCAATGCTCTATATCGGTGAAGAAGTAGGTTCTGGTAATGGTCCAGAACTTGAAATCGCACTTGATCCACTAGAGGGAACTACAGTTTGTGCATATGGTGGTTATAACTCAATTTCTGTTATGGCCATTGCCGAAAAAGGAAATCTTTTAAATGCTCCTGATACTTATATGAAAAAAATAGCAGTAGGTAGAGTTGGAAAAGGTGTAGTTGATATCAATGAAAGTGCAACAGAAAACCTTAAAAGATTAGCTGCTGCTAAGAAGTGTCGTTTACAAGACCTAACTGCAGTTGTACTTGATAGACCAAGACATCATGATCTTATTGAAGAGATAAGAACAACTGGAGCTCGTATTCAACTTATTGGTGATGGTGATGTTTCTGCTGGTATCGCTTGTTGTGAGCCGGACTCAGGGATTGATATCCTATTTGGAACAGGTGGCGCTCCTGAAGGTGTTATAACTGCTGCTGCTCTTAGATGTATGGGTGGAGACTTTCAAGGTAAACTTGAATTTAGAAATGACGAAGAGATTGAAAGAGCAAAGAAAATGGGTATTAGTGATATCAATAAAGTTTTCAGTATTGAAGAACTTGCTAGTGGGCACGTTATGTTCGTTGCAACTGGTGTTACTTCTGGAAACTTCTTAGATGGTGTACAATTTACTCCATGGGGTGCGAAGACTCATAGTATTGTTATGAGAAGTAAATCTGGAACAGTTAGAAAGATTACGGCCGAGCATCACTTTGATACTAAACCACGCTATTAA
- a CDS encoding alpha/beta fold hydrolase, translating to MYCIDTIIRGGQKIYFINENHDEQRDLVIMFHGFPDTAYGFDKQITQLKKKYNVIVPFMHGTLNNTDISFKRIHPREIILDVQALLKKFNPSEKRRVFLVGHDLGCFTAVGTYEAFPYHIKGLVHINGLGLQQFYSRRFNLSQILKSYYVFLVQLSLVRFIVTKLFPQFFLNLIYRMSLIDKNNKIYQNDNSVFKGIEIYKHLFRKVFTYIGAPRQKVRVPALFVWGNKDKFLDIPSTDEINQFYDNAQIRILRGGHWAHHSSGDQFNRILDNWLGLANE from the coding sequence GTGTATTGTATAGATACGATCATTCGAGGTGGTCAGAAAATTTACTTTATTAATGAAAATCATGACGAACAAAGAGATCTTGTTATTATGTTTCATGGTTTTCCTGATACTGCATATGGCTTTGATAAACAAATCACTCAGCTTAAAAAGAAGTATAATGTTATTGTTCCTTTTATGCATGGGACTCTAAATAATACTGATATCAGCTTTAAGAGAATCCACCCTAGAGAAATTATACTCGATGTTCAGGCCTTACTAAAAAAGTTTAACCCTTCAGAGAAGAGACGGGTTTTCTTAGTAGGTCACGATCTAGGATGTTTTACAGCGGTTGGAACCTATGAGGCATTTCCATATCATATTAAAGGTCTAGTCCATATTAATGGTCTTGGATTACAACAGTTTTATTCTAGAAGATTTAACCTCTCTCAAATATTAAAGTCATACTATGTATTTCTTGTGCAATTGAGTCTTGTTCGCTTCATAGTAACAAAGTTATTTCCTCAGTTCTTTTTGAATCTTATATATAGAATGTCATTGATTGATAAAAATAATAAAATCTATCAAAATGATAATTCCGTCTTTAAGGGAATTGAGATTTATAAACACCTATTTAGAAAGGTCTTTACCTACATTGGAGCACCAAGACAGAAGGTGCGGGTTCCAGCTCTATTTGTTTGGGGAAACAAAGATAAGTTTTTAGATATTCCTAGTACTGATGAAATAAATCAATTCTATGATAACGCTCAGATAAGAATTTTACGAGGTGGCCATTGGGCACATCATAGCAGTGGGGATCAATTTAATAGAATTCTCGATAACTGGTTAGGTTTAGCGAATGAATAA
- a CDS encoding YggS family pyridoxal phosphate-dependent enzyme has protein sequence MNRKDLLTARFNELRKNIVGVNSEQKKAQITLVAVTKYSPIEDIQYSYEIGHRAFGENRVLDLQEKADSFAAEGITDIEWHFIGHLQSNKVIRLLKTPGLKYIHSVDSLSLLQNILTKEDQLRSDRVGLFLQVNTSDEDEKYGFPTYDSLAGALNLFLEATDSKFFLAGLMTMGKIRTDNQIDDARKCFIKLKEYRHRLFEDFGVEGLKLSMGMSADYIVAIEEGADFIRVGSTIFSE, from the coding sequence ATGAATAGAAAAGACCTACTAACAGCTCGCTTTAATGAGCTACGTAAAAATATTGTCGGAGTAAATTCCGAGCAAAAAAAAGCACAGATTACTTTAGTCGCAGTGACAAAGTACAGTCCTATTGAAGATATTCAATATTCATACGAAATTGGTCATAGGGCCTTTGGTGAAAACCGAGTCCTAGACTTACAAGAAAAGGCCGATAGCTTTGCAGCTGAAGGCATAACAGATATTGAATGGCACTTTATTGGTCACTTACAGTCTAATAAAGTTATTCGGCTGCTTAAAACTCCAGGCCTCAAATATATTCACTCTGTTGATTCATTATCACTACTACAAAATATTCTAACTAAAGAAGATCAACTACGATCTGATCGAGTAGGTTTATTCTTACAAGTTAATACAAGTGATGAAGATGAGAAATATGGCTTTCCCACTTATGACTCACTAGCTGGGGCGCTAAATTTATTTCTTGAGGCCACTGACTCAAAGTTCTTTCTCGCTGGTCTGATGACAATGGGAAAAATTAGAACTGATAATCAAATTGATGATGCTAGAAAATGCTTTATCAAATTAAAAGAATATAGGCATAGACTATTTGAAGACTTTGGCGTTGAAGGGCTGAAACTCTCTATGGGGATGAGTGCTGACTATATTGTTGCCATTGAAGAAGGGGCCGATTTCATACGTGTTGGTTCTACTATTTTCTCAGAATAA
- a CDS encoding isopenicillin N synthase family oxygenase translates to MTNETVRKVPELSLLNYINGSSSDQISFVDNLMYGLKEYGFIVLKDHTVDQHKVDKAYEYLSEFYALPVSVKEKYCANNGGQRGYTPFKVEHAKDNDNPDLKEFWHVGRELAATSPYKGIYPENIWPTEVPEFKNTFNELYNSMDATSVVLLEAIGKGLDLPENYFRSMVNDGNSILRAIHYPPTKGEDTKNSIRAAAHEDINLITMLVGATESGLELLDKDGTWLAVQSSPGEIVVDTGDMMSRLTNNVLPATTHRVVNPTNDGSRRFSMPFFVHPHSNANLSCVPSCIGDGAKFEDITAGDFLIQRLKEIGLY, encoded by the coding sequence ATGACAAACGAAACAGTAAGAAAGGTACCTGAATTAAGTCTATTAAATTATATAAATGGATCAAGTTCTGACCAGATTAGTTTTGTAGATAACCTCATGTATGGACTTAAAGAGTATGGTTTTATTGTTTTAAAAGATCATACTGTCGATCAGCATAAAGTTGATAAGGCCTATGAATATTTAAGTGAATTCTACGCTCTACCAGTAAGTGTAAAAGAAAAGTACTGTGCTAATAACGGCGGTCAACGTGGTTATACGCCTTTTAAAGTAGAGCATGCAAAGGATAATGATAACCCTGATCTTAAAGAGTTTTGGCACGTAGGAAGAGAGCTTGCTGCAACTTCACCATATAAAGGTATCTACCCTGAAAATATTTGGCCTACTGAAGTTCCAGAGTTTAAAAATACATTTAATGAACTTTATAACTCTATGGATGCAACATCAGTTGTACTGTTAGAAGCGATTGGAAAAGGCCTAGACCTTCCTGAAAATTACTTTAGATCAATGGTAAATGATGGTAACTCAATCCTTAGAGCAATTCATTATCCTCCTACTAAAGGCGAAGATACGAAGAATTCTATCCGAGCAGCTGCCCATGAAGATATTAATCTAATTACAATGTTAGTTGGTGCGACTGAATCTGGCCTAGAATTACTAGATAAAGACGGAACTTGGCTTGCTGTTCAATCATCTCCAGGTGAGATCGTTGTAGATACTGGTGACATGATGAGTAGACTTACAAATAATGTTCTCCCTGCAACTACTCATAGGGTTGTTAATCCTACCAATGATGGCTCAAGAAGGTTCTCTATGCCTTTCTTTGTTCACCCTCATTCAAATGCAAACCTTAGCTGCGTTCCTAGTTGTATAGGGGATGGTGCTAAGTTTGAAGATATCACTGCAGGTGACTTTCTTATCCAAAGACTAAAAGAAATTGGTCTATATTAA
- the panD gene encoding aspartate 1-decarboxylase, which yields MRELLQSKIHKAIITEADISYVGSVTIDEELLEKIDLWPGQKVLIVSNTSGARLETYVIKGVRGSGEICINGAAAHLIKKGEEVIIIGFQFSENPVEPKCILVDKENKFIRYL from the coding sequence ATGAGAGAGCTCTTACAAAGTAAAATTCACAAAGCAATTATTACTGAAGCAGATATTTCATATGTCGGCTCTGTAACAATTGACGAAGAACTATTAGAAAAAATCGACTTGTGGCCAGGACAAAAAGTTTTGATCGTCTCAAATACTAGTGGTGCTAGACTTGAAACTTATGTCATCAAAGGAGTTCGAGGTTCGGGCGAAATTTGTATAAATGGTGCAGCCGCTCATCTTATAAAGAAAGGTGAAGAAGTTATTATAATTGGTTTTCAGTTTAGTGAAAATCCAGTTGAACCAAAGTGCATCTTAGTAGACAAAGAAAATAAATTCATTCGTTATCTATAG
- a CDS encoding PilZ domain-containing protein, with the protein MERHLNLIKTDFEQTEKRIFPRFPFSYLTFKADSTSSERNVFEIKDISYTGMQLCLKDGGHDFTPGRQINGTVHWQKASLDTIGTVKWVSGSRIGVEFSSENDFDKSVKNFLSIENMVDSLRPIHNFSLELEMPANLKYWLRADGPFEVFVWRHNDGELSRFQVLMMENFVEWEDGVGVKTGRIISKRDLDTPLITEDELVFSVDEGVNGEMISMSLEILKNIGPEFLPTEANEFLRMKLHS; encoded by the coding sequence ATGGAGCGCCATTTAAATTTGATAAAGACTGACTTTGAACAAACTGAAAAGAGGATATTTCCTCGTTTTCCTTTTAGCTATCTAACATTTAAGGCAGATAGTACAAGTTCAGAGAGAAATGTCTTCGAAATAAAGGATATTTCATATACTGGGATGCAACTTTGTTTAAAAGATGGTGGACATGATTTCACTCCTGGGAGACAGATCAATGGAACGGTTCATTGGCAAAAAGCTTCTCTTGATACTATTGGCACAGTTAAATGGGTTAGTGGTAGTAGAATTGGAGTTGAGTTCTCCAGTGAAAATGACTTTGATAAAAGTGTAAAAAACTTCCTTTCAATAGAGAATATGGTTGATAGTTTAAGACCAATTCATAACTTCTCCCTTGAGTTGGAAATGCCGGCCAATTTAAAATACTGGTTGCGCGCAGACGGTCCTTTTGAAGTCTTCGTTTGGCGTCACAATGACGGTGAGCTTTCTCGCTTTCAAGTTCTTATGATGGAAAATTTCGTAGAATGGGAAGATGGCGTTGGAGTTAAAACCGGAAGAATAATTAGTAAAAGAGATCTAGACACACCTCTGATAACCGAAGATGAACTGGTTTTTAGCGTTGATGAAGGTGTTAATGGTGAAATGATTAGTATGTCTTTGGAGATACTAAAGAATATTGGTCCTGAGTTTCTGCCAACTGAGGCCAATGAATTTTTAAGAATGAAACTTCATTCTTAA